A region of Rhizorhabdus wittichii RW1 DNA encodes the following proteins:
- a CDS encoding TonB-dependent receptor, plug (PFAM: TonB-dependent receptor; TonB-dependent receptor, plug) produces the protein MAIRLKAFCLAGAALVAVAPAAAQRSGAADATAPGADDRIDEIVVTAQKREERLLDVPQSISVVSSATLERQQIRSIADYASLVPGLTIQQQTPGQARVVLRGINTGGASPTVAIYVDDTPFGSSTGQSNAAYLAGDIDTFDVERIEVLRGPQGTLYGANSLGGVVKYVTAGPKLDRLEGKAQAGLETVKGGNLGWSANAAVNVPLSGKIAVRASGFYRRTGGFIDTLGLARRDANDVDSYGGRGSILLQPTETLTVRLSALAQNLRSDSRAMYDADPVTLAPQATDPSTGAPVSGLTRTEFYAEKTGVDYRLYNGTLDWDAGFATLTSVTSYGRLFSNDVGDVSYQLPGIGDAVFGTGPNTRGLFFPTQITQKKFTQELRLASPDNDRLEWLVGGYYTHEKGRIFQRYLPFDLATGKAVDQTLVLPVGPGGADVTFPDFLVANLASVYKEYAGFGSATWHVGPRLDLTGGVRYSHNRQSTVQSLDGSFLPLSGAPIGPDTSRGRSSENVFTWSVSPRFELGDHASIYARAAKGYRPGGPNVVPPGAGPDFPRRFEADTLISYELGLRAETPGHGFSVDASVYYLDWRNIQTTVTYQTSLGPVTGDGNGDKARSKGAEITVTARPARGFDLTASIAYSDAKLKDDLPGIDIGAPALISPGLKGDRLPYAPEWTVDLSGDYRWSIGGDAEAFVGGNIRLISDQATDFDLAYRLTYGRRLTIDGYATADLRAGIETGRFNLQFQVRNLTNSRGLINAGRFQTRPGTLVNASPIRPRSFGVTLGASF, from the coding sequence ATGGCGATAAGGCTGAAGGCATTCTGCCTGGCGGGCGCGGCGCTGGTCGCGGTCGCGCCGGCGGCGGCCCAGCGGTCGGGGGCGGCCGATGCGACGGCGCCGGGGGCGGACGATCGGATCGACGAGATCGTCGTGACCGCGCAGAAGCGCGAGGAGCGGCTGCTCGACGTTCCCCAGTCGATCTCGGTGGTGTCCAGCGCGACGCTCGAGCGGCAGCAGATCAGGAGCATCGCCGATTATGCTTCGCTGGTTCCCGGTCTCACCATCCAGCAGCAGACGCCGGGGCAGGCCCGCGTCGTCCTGCGCGGCATCAACACCGGCGGGGCGAGCCCGACCGTCGCCATCTATGTCGACGACACGCCGTTCGGGTCGAGCACCGGCCAGAGCAACGCGGCCTATCTGGCGGGCGACATCGATACGTTCGACGTCGAGCGGATCGAGGTGCTGCGCGGGCCGCAGGGTACGCTCTACGGCGCCAATTCGCTGGGCGGCGTCGTCAAATATGTCACCGCCGGCCCCAAGCTCGACCGGCTCGAAGGGAAGGCCCAGGCCGGTCTCGAAACGGTCAAGGGCGGGAATCTGGGCTGGTCGGCCAACGCCGCGGTCAACGTGCCGCTGTCCGGCAAGATCGCCGTGCGGGCGAGCGGCTTCTATCGCCGGACCGGCGGCTTCATCGACACGCTGGGCCTGGCGCGCCGCGACGCCAACGACGTCGACAGCTATGGCGGCCGCGGCTCGATCCTGCTGCAGCCGACCGAGACGCTGACGGTCCGCCTGTCGGCGCTCGCCCAGAATCTGCGCAGCGATTCGCGCGCCATGTACGATGCCGATCCGGTCACGCTGGCGCCCCAGGCGACCGATCCCAGCACCGGCGCGCCGGTGTCGGGCCTGACCCGCACCGAATTCTATGCCGAGAAGACCGGCGTCGACTATCGCCTCTACAACGGCACGCTCGACTGGGACGCGGGGTTCGCCACCCTGACCTCGGTGACGAGCTACGGCCGGCTCTTCTCGAACGACGTCGGCGACGTCAGCTATCAGCTTCCCGGCATCGGCGACGCGGTCTTCGGCACCGGGCCCAACACGCGCGGCCTGTTCTTCCCGACGCAGATCACCCAGAAGAAGTTCACCCAGGAACTGCGCCTGGCATCGCCGGACAATGATCGGCTCGAATGGCTGGTCGGCGGCTATTACACGCATGAGAAGGGCCGGATATTCCAACGATATCTGCCCTTCGACCTCGCCACCGGCAAAGCCGTCGACCAGACGCTCGTCCTGCCGGTGGGGCCGGGCGGCGCGGACGTCACCTTTCCCGATTTCCTGGTCGCGAACCTTGCCTCGGTCTACAAGGAATATGCCGGCTTCGGCAGCGCCACCTGGCATGTCGGCCCGCGCCTCGACCTGACCGGCGGCGTCCGCTACAGCCATAACCGGCAGAGCACGGTCCAGAGCCTCGACGGGTCCTTCCTGCCGCTTTCGGGCGCGCCGATCGGGCCCGACACGAGCCGCGGGCGATCGTCGGAGAATGTCTTCACCTGGTCGGTCTCGCCGCGTTTCGAACTGGGCGACCATGCATCGATCTATGCGCGGGCGGCGAAGGGCTATCGGCCGGGCGGCCCGAACGTCGTGCCGCCGGGGGCTGGACCGGACTTCCCGCGCCGGTTCGAGGCCGATACGCTGATCAGCTATGAACTGGGCCTGCGCGCCGAAACCCCCGGTCACGGCTTCTCGGTCGACGCGTCGGTCTATTATCTCGACTGGCGCAACATCCAGACCACGGTCACCTATCAGACCAGCCTCGGCCCGGTGACCGGCGACGGCAATGGCGACAAGGCGCGCAGCAAGGGGGCGGAGATCACCGTCACCGCGCGGCCCGCGCGCGGCTTCGACCTGACGGCGAGCATCGCCTATAGCGACGCCAAGCTGAAGGACGACCTGCCCGGCATCGACATCGGCGCCCCGGCGCTCATATCCCCGGGGCTGAAGGGCGACCGGCTTCCTTATGCGCCGGAATGGACGGTCGACCTGTCGGGCGACTATCGCTGGTCGATCGGCGGCGACGCCGAGGCCTTCGTCGGCGGCAATATCCGGCTGATCAGCGACCAGGCGACCGATTTCGACCTGGCCTATCGGCTGACCTATGGCCGCCGCCTGACGATCGACGGCTATGCCACCGCCGATCTGCGCGCCGGTATCGAGACCGGACGGTTCAACCTCCAGTTCCAGGTCCGCAACCTCACCAATTCGCGTGGCCTGATCAACGCGGGCCGGTTCCAGACACGGCCGGGCACGCTGGTCAACGCCTCTCCGATCCGGCCACGCAGCTTCGGCGTCACCTTGGGAGCCTCCTTCTGA
- a CDS encoding beta-lactamase (PFAM: beta-lactamase): MSRLSSQRPDVPGRLGRLFRRAAVLLAALALPAAAQSPTDPNPAHAIVPAATGRTGDTPVLAGQAQRALTAADVDAWLDGFVPYSIEAGGVAGAVVVVVKDGKLLTARSYGYSDVRARKPVDPARTLFRPGSISKLFTWTAVMQQVQAGKIDLDKDVNAYLDFRIPDAFGKPITMRHLMTHTAGFEETAKYLIVEKAEQKHSLGHVLKRWVPTRIYAPGTMPAYSNYGASLAAYIVERVSGERFEDYVQRHIFTPLGMRHSSFEQPLPAHLAPLLSKGYNLASEDPKPFEIVEMAPAGALSSTGTDMARFMLAFLDNRGALISPETRARMFADVNRPLPGLPAMGLGFYHEDRNGEVIVGHGGDTNWFHSDLHLIVDKGVGVYMSFNSSGKDTAAHVIRQRLFEQFMDRYFPDPNSEPRTTATAREHGRLMAGHYLLSRGSATNWLRFVGLLSEAEVIPNDDGTISVSMLVDPAGAPKRWREVAPFQWREVGGSGRLAARVENGRVTAFSIADFAPIFLFLAAPGDLDAGWIVPALVAALGVMLLTVLAWPVVAGMRKVYGYRSSLAGRPLMLDRAMRATAVVSVLAAAGWIGMVGAIESDVGLLDGRLDIWMRVIQLLEIIAIVGTLASIYNAYVTIGASGRSLVAKIWSVAVPLAGLFLGWIVLSMGLLTFGLDY; the protein is encoded by the coding sequence ATGTCCAGACTATCTTCGCAGCGCCCGGACGTGCCGGGCCGCCTCGGCCGCCTGTTCCGGCGGGCCGCGGTCCTGCTGGCCGCGCTGGCGCTGCCGGCGGCGGCGCAGTCGCCGACCGATCCCAACCCGGCGCACGCGATCGTTCCCGCCGCCACAGGCCGGACCGGGGACACGCCGGTCCTCGCCGGACAGGCGCAGCGGGCGCTGACGGCGGCCGACGTCGATGCCTGGCTCGACGGTTTCGTACCCTATTCGATCGAGGCCGGCGGGGTCGCGGGCGCGGTCGTCGTGGTCGTCAAGGACGGGAAGCTGCTCACCGCGCGGAGCTACGGATATTCGGACGTCCGCGCGCGCAAGCCGGTCGATCCGGCCAGGACGCTGTTCCGCCCGGGCTCGATTTCCAAGCTGTTCACCTGGACGGCAGTGATGCAGCAGGTCCAGGCCGGGAAGATCGACCTCGACAAGGACGTCAACGCCTATCTCGATTTCCGGATTCCCGATGCCTTCGGCAAGCCGATCACGATGCGCCACCTGATGACGCACACCGCGGGCTTCGAGGAAACCGCCAAATATCTGATCGTCGAGAAGGCGGAGCAGAAGCATTCGCTGGGCCATGTGCTCAAGCGCTGGGTGCCGACCCGCATCTACGCGCCGGGGACGATGCCGGCCTATTCCAACTATGGCGCGTCGCTGGCGGCCTATATCGTCGAGCGCGTCTCCGGCGAGCGGTTCGAGGACTATGTGCAGCGGCACATCTTCACGCCGCTGGGCATGCGCCATTCGAGCTTCGAGCAGCCTTTGCCGGCCCACCTCGCACCGCTTCTCTCCAAGGGCTACAACCTCGCTTCGGAGGACCCCAAGCCCTTCGAGATCGTCGAGATGGCGCCCGCCGGGGCCTTGTCGTCGACAGGCACCGACATGGCCCGCTTCATGCTGGCCTTCCTCGACAATCGCGGCGCGCTGATCAGCCCGGAGACCCGCGCCCGGATGTTCGCCGACGTCAACCGGCCGCTCCCGGGCCTGCCTGCGATGGGGCTCGGCTTCTATCATGAGGATCGCAACGGCGAGGTGATCGTCGGCCATGGCGGCGACACGAACTGGTTCCATTCGGACCTGCACCTGATCGTCGACAAGGGTGTCGGCGTCTACATGTCGTTCAACAGTTCGGGCAAGGACACCGCCGCGCACGTCATCCGCCAGCGGCTGTTCGAACAGTTCATGGATCGCTATTTCCCCGATCCGAACTCCGAGCCGCGCACGACGGCGACGGCGCGCGAGCATGGCCGCCTGATGGCCGGCCATTATCTTCTCAGCCGCGGCTCCGCCACCAACTGGCTCCGCTTCGTCGGCTTGCTGAGCGAGGCCGAGGTGATCCCGAACGACGACGGCACCATTTCGGTGTCGATGCTCGTCGATCCGGCAGGGGCGCCCAAGCGCTGGCGGGAGGTCGCCCCCTTCCAGTGGCGTGAGGTCGGCGGCAGCGGCCGGCTGGCCGCCAGGGTCGAGAACGGCCGGGTGACCGCCTTCTCGATCGCGGACTTCGCGCCGATCTTCCTGTTCCTCGCGGCGCCCGGCGATCTCGACGCGGGGTGGATCGTCCCGGCTCTCGTCGCCGCGCTCGGCGTGATGCTGCTGACCGTGCTCGCCTGGCCGGTGGTCGCGGGAATGCGCAAGGTCTATGGCTATCGTTCGTCGCTGGCGGGCCGGCCGCTCATGCTCGACCGCGCGATGCGGGCGACCGCGGTGGTCTCGGTCCTGGCGGCGGCAGGCTGGATCGGTATGGTGGGGGCGATCGAATCCGACGTCGGGCTGCTCGACGGGCGGCTCGACATCTGGATGCGCGTGATCCAGTTGCTCGAGATCATCGCCATCGTCGGGACGCTGGCTTCGATCTACAACGCCTATGTGACCATCGGCGCCTCCGGCCGATCGCTGGTCGCGAAGATCTGGTCCGTCGCGGTTCCGCTGGCCGGGCTGTTCCTCGGCTGGATCGTGCTCAGCATGGGCCTGCTGACCTTCGGACTCGATTATTGA